The following proteins are co-located in the Streptomyces bottropensis ATCC 25435 genome:
- a CDS encoding carbohydrate-binding protein, with amino-acid sequence MRPVTATASAALVAGLLVAASGTAAQAASARYEAEVSPAVCTGTIDSDWAGYSGSGFCNGTNAAGAYAQFTVTAPASGTATLSVRFANGTTGARAASVTVNGTTAATTSFESTGTWTAWTTKTLTVPVTSGSNVIRVNPTAATGLPNIDYLDATVPDGGTTPPPTTGSTLYAAPSGTDSAAGTISAPTTLTSAISRITAGGTIYLRGGTYAQAATVTIPAGSSGTAAARTRLSAYPGEKPVLNFSAQSESSSNRGLQLNASYWHVSGLIVERAGDNGIYVGGSDNIIERTVTRFNRDTGLQLGRMASTTPAADWPSDNLILSAESHDNADSDGEDADGFAAKLTTGTGNVFRYAVAHNNIDDGWDLYTKTDTGPIGPVTIEDSLSYENGTLTDGSQAGNGDRNGYKLGGDDIAVNHVVRRSIAYDNGKHGFTWNSNPGSMAVSGNVSIDNTERNFSFDGGTSVFRDNTSCRSGSGTNDRIIGSSDSSNQFWSGTNGSRCSSYSGGLHWSFGGDGKLNVTFG; translated from the coding sequence ATGAGACCCGTCACGGCGACGGCGAGCGCGGCTCTGGTGGCAGGTCTGCTGGTGGCGGCGTCCGGTACGGCGGCGCAGGCCGCGAGCGCGCGGTACGAGGCCGAGGTGTCGCCGGCGGTCTGCACCGGCACGATCGACTCCGACTGGGCCGGCTACTCGGGCAGCGGATTCTGCAACGGCACCAACGCCGCCGGCGCCTACGCGCAGTTCACCGTGACCGCACCCGCATCGGGCACGGCGACCCTGTCCGTACGGTTCGCCAACGGCACCACCGGGGCCCGTGCCGCGAGCGTCACGGTGAACGGCACCACCGCCGCGACCACGTCCTTCGAGAGCACCGGCACCTGGACGGCGTGGACCACCAAGACGCTGACCGTGCCGGTGACGTCGGGCAGCAACGTCATCCGCGTCAACCCCACCGCCGCCACCGGCCTGCCCAACATCGACTACCTCGACGCCACCGTGCCCGACGGCGGCACCACGCCCCCGCCGACGACCGGCTCCACGCTGTACGCCGCGCCGAGCGGGACGGACTCCGCGGCCGGCACGATCTCCGCCCCCACCACCCTGACCTCGGCGATCAGCCGGATCACCGCGGGCGGCACCATCTACCTGCGCGGCGGCACGTACGCCCAGGCCGCGACCGTCACCATCCCGGCCGGCAGCTCCGGGACCGCCGCCGCCCGCACCAGGCTCTCGGCCTACCCGGGTGAGAAGCCGGTCCTCAACTTCTCCGCCCAGAGCGAGAGTTCGTCGAACCGGGGGCTCCAGCTCAACGCCTCGTACTGGCACGTCTCCGGGCTGATCGTCGAGCGCGCCGGGGACAACGGCATCTACGTCGGCGGCAGCGACAACATCATCGAGCGGACCGTGACGCGGTTCAACCGGGACACGGGGCTGCAGTTGGGCCGGATGGCCTCCACCACCCCCGCCGCCGACTGGCCCTCGGACAACCTGATCCTGAGCGCCGAGTCGCACGACAACGCCGACTCCGACGGCGAGGACGCCGACGGGTTCGCGGCGAAACTCACCACCGGCACGGGCAACGTCTTCCGCTACGCCGTGGCCCACAACAACATCGACGACGGCTGGGACCTCTACACCAAGACGGACACCGGCCCCATCGGCCCGGTGACCATCGAGGACTCGCTCTCCTACGAGAACGGCACGCTCACCGACGGCTCGCAGGCCGGCAACGGCGACCGCAACGGCTACAAGCTCGGCGGCGACGACATCGCCGTGAACCACGTCGTCCGGCGCAGCATCGCCTACGACAACGGCAAGCACGGTTTCACGTGGAACAGCAACCCGGGCTCGATGGCGGTCTCCGGGAACGTGAGCATCGACAACACGGAGCGGAACTTCAGCTTCGACGGCGGCACGTCGGTGTTCCGCGACAACACGTCGTGCCGCAGCGGCAGCGGTACGAACGACCGGATCATCGGCAGCTCCGACAGCTCCAACCAGTTCTGGTCCGGGACGAACGGCTCCCGCTGTTCCTCCTACTCCGGCGGCCTGCACTGGTCCTTCGGCGGCGACGGCAAGCTGAACGTCACCTTCGGATAG
- a CDS encoding alpha/beta fold hydrolase, translated as MPRAEANGVELFYEVAGSGDPLVLVHGSWGDHHHWLPVLPALAGRFRVLVYDRRGHSRSERPPGQGARREDEEDLAALMETLGLAPAYVAGNSFGASTALGLAARRPDLFRGIVAHDPPLTGIVPDDPRVRPLMRAVGERFASVLTHLRAHEPLAAARRFTDEIAIGPGTWDRLPPPVRQTFLANAPTFLDEHGDPHWADLDLAGLSGYTGPVLLTRGTDSPPWFAPITGRLMEALPQADTFTFEGAGHIPHVTHPEAYARAVTAFVDGAGPDPGAEAGAGAGFGAGRARESPRP; from the coding sequence GTGCCAAGGGCCGAGGCGAACGGCGTCGAACTCTTCTACGAGGTGGCCGGGTCCGGCGACCCGCTGGTCCTGGTGCACGGCTCCTGGGGCGATCACCACCACTGGCTCCCCGTCCTCCCCGCCCTCGCCGGGCGTTTCCGCGTCCTCGTGTACGACCGCCGCGGCCACAGCCGCAGCGAACGTCCACCGGGACAAGGCGCCCGGCGCGAGGACGAGGAGGACCTGGCCGCCCTGATGGAGACCCTGGGCCTCGCCCCGGCGTACGTCGCCGGCAACTCCTTCGGCGCCTCGACCGCCCTCGGTCTGGCCGCGCGCCGCCCCGACCTCTTCCGGGGAATCGTGGCGCACGACCCCCCGCTCACGGGCATCGTCCCCGACGACCCCCGCGTACGGCCGCTCATGAGGGCCGTGGGCGAGCGGTTCGCCTCCGTCCTCACCCACCTCCGCGCACACGAACCCCTGGCGGCGGCACGGCGGTTCACCGACGAGATCGCTATCGGCCCCGGCACCTGGGACCGGCTGCCGCCCCCGGTCCGGCAGACGTTCCTGGCCAACGCCCCCACGTTCCTCGACGAGCACGGCGACCCGCACTGGGCGGACCTCGACCTCGCCGGTCTCTCCGGCTACACCGGTCCGGTGCTCCTGACCCGGGGCACGGACAGTCCGCCGTGGTTCGCCCCGATCACCGGGCGGCTCATGGAGGCCCTCCCCCAGGCGGACACGTTCACGTTCGAGGGCGCGGGTCACATCCCGCACGTGACCCATCCGGAGGCGTACGCGCGGGCGGTGACGGCCTTCGTGGACGGGGCGGGTCCGGATCCGGGTGCGGAGGCGGGGGCGGGTGCGGGTTTCGGCGCCGGTCGGGCAAGGGAGAGCCCCCGTCCGTGA
- a CDS encoding VOC family protein — protein sequence MVSRLNPYLSFDGDARQALEFYQEVFGGNLTLNTFGDFGQPGTPVSDKIMHGMLETPSGFTLMGADTPPGMEYTPGSNFSVSLSGDDDTELRGYWEKLSAGGSVSVPLDKQMWGDVFGMCTDRFGVPWMVNIGEPQG from the coding sequence GTGGTCTCGCGACTCAACCCCTACCTCAGCTTCGACGGCGACGCCCGGCAGGCGCTGGAGTTCTACCAGGAGGTCTTCGGCGGCAATCTGACGCTGAACACCTTCGGCGACTTCGGGCAGCCCGGCACCCCGGTCTCCGACAAGATCATGCACGGCATGCTGGAGACACCGAGCGGCTTCACCCTCATGGGCGCCGACACCCCGCCCGGCATGGAGTACACCCCCGGGTCCAACTTCTCCGTCAGCCTCAGCGGTGACGACGACACAGAACTGCGTGGCTACTGGGAGAAGCTCTCCGCCGGCGGCAGCGTCTCCGTCCCCCTCGACAAGCAGATGTGGGGCGACGTCTTCGGCATGTGCACGGACCGCTTCGGCGTGCCGTGGATGGTGAACATCGGCGAGCCCCAGGGCTGA
- the dacB gene encoding D-alanyl-D-alanine carboxypeptidase/D-alanyl-D-alanine endopeptidase: MSSSPSPSPSTVLRASGRHRKAKAPNPALRRAAVLAVVAPVAGTILAGTSAFAADKTTAKPGAAELDAAEQKIADNLNTRSQDTRLGSKLSGVVIDAGSDRLVWGHNADTALMAASNTKLATATAALTVLGPDHRFTTKVVYGDGTLTLVGGGDRTLTTADLDALAKTAVAGLENAGLTSVKVRIDDSLFPEPTLANGWNTGYYPDSVAPVRALVVDSHNVEDTSLDAGDVFAKQLAARGVTVDGGVTRGVVGTGDVPVATHTSGKLSSVVKQMLKVSDNDIAESLLRLTALGAGRSATFTDGTAVVRDVLTRYGISLANFEMYDGSGLSRATRIPARTIADIVDLAADPRHAQTLKYIIDGLPVSGEAGATLGPEFGRFDTADSQCAVGQVKAKTGTLTGAVALSGLTKAQDGEWKVFSFIENDSTAGPSDIKDALDGLAATVNGCWA; encoded by the coding sequence ATGTCCAGCTCCCCCTCCCCCTCTCCGTCCACCGTCCTTCGCGCGAGCGGCCGGCACCGCAAGGCCAAGGCGCCGAACCCGGCGCTGCGACGGGCGGCCGTGCTCGCCGTGGTCGCGCCGGTCGCCGGAACGATCCTGGCCGGCACCTCGGCCTTCGCCGCCGACAAGACGACCGCGAAGCCCGGCGCCGCCGAACTCGACGCCGCGGAGCAGAAGATCGCGGACAACCTGAACACGCGCAGCCAGGACACGCGTCTCGGCAGCAAGCTCAGCGGTGTCGTCATCGACGCCGGGTCCGACCGGCTGGTGTGGGGCCACAACGCGGACACCGCGCTGATGGCCGCGTCGAACACGAAACTCGCGACCGCCACCGCCGCGCTGACGGTGCTCGGTCCGGACCACCGGTTCACCACGAAGGTGGTGTACGGGGACGGCACCCTCACCCTCGTCGGCGGCGGCGACCGCACGCTGACGACCGCCGACCTCGACGCGCTCGCCAAGACCGCCGTCGCCGGGCTGGAGAACGCCGGCCTCACCTCGGTGAAGGTCCGCATCGACGACAGCCTCTTCCCCGAGCCGACCCTGGCCAACGGCTGGAACACCGGCTACTACCCCGACTCCGTCGCCCCCGTACGCGCGCTGGTCGTCGACTCCCACAACGTCGAGGACACCTCCCTCGACGCGGGCGACGTCTTCGCCAAACAGCTCGCCGCGCGGGGCGTGACCGTAGACGGCGGGGTCACGCGCGGGGTCGTCGGCACGGGTGACGTGCCGGTCGCGACGCACACCTCCGGCAAGCTGTCCTCGGTCGTCAAGCAGATGCTCAAGGTCAGCGACAACGACATCGCCGAGTCGCTGCTGAGGCTCACCGCGCTCGGCGCCGGCCGCTCCGCCACCTTCACGGACGGCACGGCCGTCGTCCGCGACGTCCTCACCCGCTACGGCATCTCACTCGCGAACTTCGAGATGTACGACGGCAGCGGGCTGTCCCGCGCGACCCGCATCCCGGCGCGGACCATCGCCGACATCGTCGACCTGGCCGCCGACCCCCGGCACGCGCAGACGCTGAAGTACATCATCGACGGGCTGCCCGTCTCGGGCGAGGCGGGCGCCACGCTGGGCCCGGAGTTCGGCCGCTTCGACACCGCCGACTCCCAGTGCGCCGTCGGTCAGGTCAAGGCCAAGACCGGCACGCTCACCGGCGCCGTCGCCCTGAGCGGTCTGACCAAGGCCCAGGACGGCGAGTGGAAGGTCTTCTCCTTCATCGAGAACGACTCCACCGCCGGGCCGTCCGACATCAAGGACGCCCTGGACGGGCTCGCGGCCACGGTCAACGGCTGCTGGGCGTAA
- a CDS encoding tellurite resistance TerB family protein, translating into MAMWDRIKDQAKGLQQAQGARGGTAHGRPGAGPLGSTGSSGSGRSGGGSKAQLVSALKSQLTSLKTELKSGAYRDASMAMCALVAAADGNVDEHERAHVESLILNNDVLQNFPADQLRQRFHKHVDLLSRNFQQGKAEAMQEIAKAAKKPTEARAVVQTGFVVAGVDGYIAQSEEQVLREACAALNLSPQEFGL; encoded by the coding sequence ATGGCGATGTGGGATCGGATCAAGGACCAGGCCAAGGGTCTGCAGCAGGCACAGGGAGCGCGCGGCGGCACCGCACACGGGCGGCCCGGCGCGGGGCCCCTGGGCTCCACCGGGTCCTCCGGCTCCGGGCGGTCCGGCGGCGGCTCGAAGGCCCAGCTGGTGAGCGCGCTCAAGTCCCAGCTCACCTCTCTCAAGACGGAGTTGAAGAGCGGGGCCTACCGGGACGCCAGCATGGCCATGTGCGCCCTGGTCGCCGCCGCCGACGGAAACGTGGACGAGCACGAGCGGGCGCACGTGGAGTCACTCATCCTGAACAACGACGTCCTGCAGAACTTCCCGGCCGACCAGCTGCGCCAGCGCTTCCACAAGCACGTCGACCTGCTGTCCCGGAACTTCCAGCAGGGCAAGGCCGAGGCCATGCAGGAGATCGCCAAGGCCGCGAAGAAGCCGACGGAGGCACGGGCGGTCGTCCAGACCGGGTTCGTGGTGGCGGGCGTGGACGGGTACATCGCCCAGTCCGAGGAGCAGGTCCTGCGCGAGGCGTGCGCGGCCCTCAACCTGTCGCCGCAGGAGTTCGGCCTCTGA
- a CDS encoding DEAD/DEAH box helicase, with translation MNRTARTNSSSSSRPRTEKGSATRSDKGSTGAGTSRGNRTRAQGSGAGAGTGTGSGSGNPGAPSRAARNGAARNGASKNGAAQSGGAKNGSPKNGRSRRGGGGGKPAAVAVGGEFALPVTITPALPAVDAFDELDLPGRLLETLHAEGVTAPFPIQGATLPNSLAGRDVLGRGRTGSGKTLAFGLALLARTAGQRAEPRQPLALVLVPTRELAQQVTDALTPYARALRLRLATVVGGMSIGRQASALRGGAEVVVATPGRLKDLIDRADCRLDQVAITVLDEADQMADMGFMPQVTALLDQVRPGGQRLLFSATLDRNVDRLVRDYLHDPVVHSVDPSAGAVTTMDHHVLHIEDDDKHATTTEIAAREGRVIMFLDSKHATDRLVKKLLAVGVRAAALHGGKSQSQRNRALSQFKDGDVTALVATNVAARGIHVDDLDLVVNVDPPGDHKDYLHRGGRTARAGESGTVVTLVLPHQRRDVTRLMAVAGITPTTTRVRSGGDDLNRITGAQAPSGVPVVLAPPVTAQPAGRPSSSSRNRRSRPSQGRRRAPAKGNGR, from the coding sequence ATGAACCGCACGGCTCGTACCAACAGCAGCAGCTCCTCCCGCCCCCGTACGGAGAAGGGCTCTGCCACCCGCTCGGACAAGGGCTCCACCGGTGCGGGCACCTCCCGGGGCAACCGCACCCGCGCACAGGGATCGGGAGCCGGTGCGGGGACGGGGACGGGATCAGGGTCGGGCAACCCCGGCGCTCCCTCGCGTGCGGCCAGGAACGGTGCGGCCAGGAACGGCGCGTCCAAGAACGGTGCGGCCCAGTCCGGCGGCGCCAAGAACGGCTCGCCCAAGAACGGCCGGAGCCGACGTGGAGGCGGAGGCGGCAAGCCCGCCGCCGTGGCCGTCGGCGGGGAGTTCGCGCTGCCGGTGACGATCACGCCCGCGCTGCCCGCGGTCGATGCGTTCGACGAACTGGACCTTCCCGGGCGGCTGTTGGAGACCCTCCACGCCGAAGGGGTGACCGCCCCCTTCCCCATCCAGGGCGCGACGCTGCCGAACTCGCTCGCCGGCCGGGACGTCCTCGGCCGCGGACGCACCGGGTCGGGCAAGACGCTCGCCTTCGGTCTCGCGCTGCTGGCCCGTACGGCCGGGCAGCGGGCCGAACCCCGCCAGCCGCTCGCTCTCGTCCTCGTACCCACCCGGGAACTGGCCCAGCAGGTCACCGACGCCCTCACCCCGTACGCCCGCGCCCTGCGGCTGCGGCTCGCCACGGTGGTCGGCGGCATGTCCATCGGACGTCAGGCCAGCGCGCTGCGCGGCGGCGCCGAGGTGGTCGTCGCGACACCCGGACGGCTCAAGGACCTCATAGACCGCGCCGACTGCCGGCTGGACCAGGTCGCGATCACCGTCCTGGACGAGGCCGACCAGATGGCGGACATGGGCTTCATGCCGCAGGTGACCGCGCTGCTCGACCAGGTGCGTCCCGGCGGCCAGCGGCTGCTGTTCTCGGCCACCCTCGACCGCAACGTCGACCGGCTGGTCCGCGACTACCTGCACGACCCCGTCGTCCACTCGGTCGACCCGTCCGCGGGCGCCGTCACCACGATGGACCACCACGTGCTGCACATCGAGGACGACGACAAGCACGCCACCACGACCGAGATCGCCGCCCGTGAGGGCCGGGTGATCATGTTCCTGGACAGCAAGCACGCGACGGACCGGCTGGTCAAGAAGCTGCTGGCGGTCGGCGTGCGCGCCGCCGCCCTGCACGGCGGCAAGTCGCAGTCCCAGCGCAACCGGGCCCTGAGCCAGTTCAAGGACGGTGACGTGACGGCGCTGGTCGCCACGAACGTCGCCGCGCGCGGCATCCACGTCGACGACCTCGACCTCGTCGTCAACGTCGACCCGCCGGGCGACCACAAGGACTACCTCCACCGGGGCGGCCGTACGGCGCGCGCCGGCGAGTCCGGCACGGTCGTCACCCTCGTCCTGCCGCACCAGCGCCGTGACGTCACCCGGCTGATGGCCGTCGCCGGGATCACCCCGACGACCACCCGGGTCCGCTCCGGCGGCGACGACCTGAACCGCATCACCGGCGCGCAGGCTCCCTCGGGCGTCCCGGTCGTCCTCGCCCCGCCGGTCACCGCACAGCCGGCCGGCCGCCCGTCCTCGTCGTCGCGCAACCGCCGCAGCCGCCCCTCCCAGGGCCGCCGCCGCGCCCCCGCGAAGGGCAACGGCCGCTGA
- a CDS encoding cold-shock protein: MASGTVKWFNSEKGFGFIEQEGGGPDVFAHYSNIATSGFRELQEGQKVTFDVTQGQKGPQAENIVPA, encoded by the coding sequence ATGGCATCCGGCACCGTGAAGTGGTTCAACTCGGAAAAGGGCTTCGGCTTCATCGAGCAGGAGGGTGGCGGCCCCGACGTCTTCGCCCACTACTCGAACATCGCCACCTCCGGCTTCCGTGAGCTTCAGGAAGGCCAGAAGGTGACCTTCGACGTCACGCAGGGCCAGAAGGGCCCCCAGGCCGAGAACATCGTTCCCGCCTGA